A section of the Streptomyces sp. NBC_00178 genome encodes:
- a CDS encoding AAA family ATPase: MSTCTPFLTTAALSGGSHPPRPDLATDQLDVAGALTALLRDTATEPRPDIQLEALTLSVAADLPVLLWGEPGIGKTAALTQLAESLGLPLTTVIASVHEPSDFSGLPVVGDDPAEQGVPMAPPDWAVRLVRAGRGLLFLDELSTAPPAVQAALLRLVLERRIGALRLPPGVRIVAAANPRSSAADGWELSPPLANRFVHLQWVHDQEVVIRGLGGTWPRATLPRLAPENLPEAVDFARRAVCALLSARPELVHRLPSNEARRGGAWPSPRSWEMALHLIAFATAAGSSRDVLALLVRGTVGDGPGLELMASLDRMDLPDPEVLLADPAAAVLPDRGDLRQAVLDGVIAAVRARPDKARWDAAWALLVRALETGAPDLVVVPATLLASLRREDWDVPASIERFAGVISLSRRADDAAARVAATKAGR, translated from the coding sequence ATGTCCACATGCACCCCGTTCCTCACGACCGCGGCCCTCTCCGGCGGTTCCCACCCGCCGCGGCCGGACCTCGCCACGGACCAGCTCGACGTCGCGGGCGCCCTCACGGCACTGCTCCGCGACACCGCCACCGAACCGCGTCCCGACATACAGCTGGAGGCCCTCACCCTGTCCGTCGCCGCGGACCTCCCGGTGCTGCTGTGGGGTGAGCCGGGGATCGGCAAGACGGCGGCCCTCACGCAGCTGGCCGAGTCCCTCGGCCTGCCCCTGACCACCGTGATCGCCAGCGTGCACGAGCCGTCCGACTTCTCGGGGCTGCCCGTCGTCGGGGACGATCCGGCGGAGCAGGGTGTCCCGATGGCTCCACCGGACTGGGCGGTCCGCCTGGTACGGGCGGGCCGGGGACTGCTCTTCCTGGACGAACTGTCCACCGCACCACCGGCCGTACAGGCCGCTCTGCTCCGCCTGGTGCTGGAGCGGCGTATCGGGGCGCTCCGGCTGCCGCCCGGCGTACGGATCGTGGCCGCCGCGAACCCGCGGTCCTCGGCGGCCGACGGGTGGGAACTGAGCCCGCCGCTGGCCAACCGCTTCGTCCACCTCCAGTGGGTCCACGACCAGGAGGTCGTCATACGCGGCCTCGGGGGCACCTGGCCCCGGGCGACACTGCCGCGGCTCGCCCCGGAGAACCTGCCGGAAGCGGTGGACTTCGCCCGCCGCGCGGTGTGCGCTCTCCTCTCCGCCCGCCCCGAACTCGTGCACCGGCTGCCCTCCAACGAGGCACGCCGGGGCGGCGCCTGGCCGTCCCCGCGGAGCTGGGAGATGGCCCTGCACCTGATCGCCTTCGCGACGGCGGCCGGCTCCTCGCGGGACGTACTCGCGTTGCTGGTCAGGGGCACCGTGGGAGACGGACCGGGGCTGGAGCTGATGGCGAGCCTGGACCGGATGGACCTGCCGGACCCGGAGGTGCTGCTCGCCGATCCGGCCGCGGCGGTCCTGCCCGACCGCGGAGACCTGCGTCAGGCCGTGCTCGACGGGGTGATCGCGGCGGTACGCGCCCGGCCGGACAAGGCACGCTGGGACGCGGCATGGGCCCTGCTGGTGCGGGCGCTGGAGACCGGCGCCCCCGATCTGGTCGTCGTGCCGGCGACCCTGCTCGCCTCCCTGCGCCGGGAGGACTGGGACGTCCCCGCGTCGATCGAGCGATTCGCCGGAGTGATCTCCCTGTCCCGGCGGGCGGACGACGCGGCGGCCCGAGTCGCGGCGACGAAGGCCGGCCGATGA
- a CDS encoding AAA domain-containing protein has product MTLAPGVSLLNGRYQIFGRTISASGEGELWAAEDTTEFVKPYLLKAWYFYEEKPDDVQRALWDAELRTLYQVRSTPSSELSLLQLQDVGIDHEHRCFVMVFKTEGLSTLSTTLGERSKHEWLSGRTSARRELWQMLGHIAQGLALLHEQQVIHRSVSAESVFFDPGEGPESCRLGGFEWSVRLGRPASASPVHGGWGTAPEALINVSPFGPDADWFAFGMLVARTMLPIEHLSSVADPAERHRLVMNYLAKAKRRLTPLEHDFIGQLIADEPAIRPKHGTEIFTSVREIVRLLEQLPTGNDGTARHNVVIDPHSRPLVRACLERGLNDTLGLEPGDSFDPNRPAHVTKLHSFLYSAFSDGATLAPIANRDQYILSSQSLHLVIGPARSVAGSTTSWQNAFCTGAREYFTADPAQQVDVPAGRIGFVSTKHYREQSQVLSSAPSWEYLLPKIDKGRERREDQERFAEFVRLTNQIDILIRDAELFRCSVTEVDLDADGTVTLIRVREIPRLHEPMTMLKPDGGMAAFLLREKYSGKPGSNLIQLCPSDTESIAKSTNVPEWEVFEVDVPGQGATLRPTSVVLDPPPIGEIRVLRTKGLKGQVELIRRRKDAINLMAKHTYLLESLSAPGQVIMDSGPVKLPVPLSEKIVDSSKRSQIEKILGMRPIYALQGPPGTGKTHMVAWLLREILEEDPVAQVLITAQAHPAVDVLRAKVEEEAFKNIPADRRPLAIRLRRTNNRQSGALPEDEPGSERQVTRSVLEDTIERLQAAEREGELPPVQADWLKACRSMLADLNTKDASSAKEFRELVKRSASITYSTAGDGDLAALAGEVTYDWAIVEEAGKAHGFELALPLYLGHRWLLIGDPSQLPPYRIEDYQKAVSALDETVAALEELEGLGQLLDRDLLQAWRARTDEQRREFGEYCKRWLTLFGQLHKLCSHHEVDQGLLTGQHRMHPDIGELVSQTYYDGRLQHYTRDEETEKPKDTILHGLTAPQEIRGKAIVWLDLPAAGDKPLAGENLVPKYRNMAEAHALERFLRSLRGDPEKPLDLAVLSPYAQQVGHLRKQFNNHELRAALASAGLQLTTDPRRSRTEPSDARQDGVFTVDSFQGNQSKIIAVSLVRNNTRLPGKGLGFLKDAPRMNVLISRAELLLVLVGSWDFFHAQVAHVSRKSKENDPLRHLALAIDQLEQMFKDGEAVRIEADLRDFVPPRARHA; this is encoded by the coding sequence GTGACGCTTGCGCCGGGGGTCTCCCTGCTCAATGGCCGCTACCAGATATTCGGCAGGACGATATCCGCTTCGGGGGAGGGCGAACTCTGGGCGGCCGAGGACACGACTGAATTCGTGAAGCCCTACCTCCTCAAAGCCTGGTATTTCTACGAGGAGAAGCCCGACGACGTCCAGCGCGCTCTGTGGGACGCGGAATTGCGGACCCTCTATCAGGTGCGCAGCACACCGAGCTCCGAGCTCTCCCTGCTCCAGCTCCAGGACGTAGGAATCGATCACGAGCACCGCTGTTTCGTGATGGTCTTCAAGACAGAGGGGCTGAGCACCCTCTCGACGACCCTGGGTGAGCGCAGCAAACACGAATGGCTGTCCGGCCGCACGTCTGCCCGCCGGGAGCTCTGGCAGATGCTCGGCCATATCGCGCAGGGACTCGCGCTGCTCCACGAGCAGCAGGTCATCCATCGCAGCGTGTCCGCGGAATCGGTGTTCTTCGACCCCGGCGAAGGGCCGGAGTCGTGCCGCCTCGGCGGTTTCGAGTGGAGCGTCAGGCTGGGGCGCCCCGCTTCGGCGTCCCCGGTCCACGGCGGATGGGGCACGGCGCCGGAGGCCCTCATCAACGTCTCCCCCTTCGGACCGGACGCCGACTGGTTCGCCTTCGGCATGCTCGTCGCCCGCACCATGCTTCCCATCGAGCATCTGAGCTCCGTCGCCGACCCCGCGGAACGCCATCGGCTCGTCATGAACTATCTGGCCAAGGCGAAACGCCGGCTGACTCCGCTGGAACACGACTTCATAGGGCAGCTCATAGCCGACGAACCGGCGATCCGCCCCAAACACGGAACCGAGATATTCACGTCCGTCCGTGAAATCGTGCGCCTGCTGGAACAGTTACCGACGGGCAACGACGGCACCGCGCGCCACAACGTGGTGATCGACCCCCACAGCCGTCCACTGGTACGCGCCTGCCTGGAGCGTGGACTCAACGACACCCTGGGGCTGGAGCCCGGAGACTCCTTCGATCCGAACCGTCCGGCTCACGTGACCAAGCTGCACAGCTTCCTGTACTCCGCCTTCTCCGACGGAGCCACCTTGGCGCCGATCGCCAATCGCGACCAGTACATCCTGTCCAGCCAGTCGTTGCACCTGGTGATCGGGCCGGCCCGCAGCGTGGCAGGTTCGACGACCAGCTGGCAGAACGCCTTCTGCACGGGTGCCCGGGAGTACTTCACCGCCGATCCGGCCCAGCAGGTGGACGTGCCGGCCGGCCGTATCGGCTTCGTCAGCACCAAGCACTACCGGGAGCAGAGCCAGGTGCTCAGCTCCGCCCCGAGCTGGGAATACCTGCTGCCGAAGATCGACAAAGGCCGCGAGCGGCGGGAGGACCAGGAGCGGTTCGCCGAGTTCGTCCGCCTCACGAATCAGATCGACATCCTGATTCGTGACGCGGAACTGTTCCGGTGTTCGGTCACCGAGGTGGATCTCGACGCGGACGGGACTGTCACGCTCATCCGGGTACGCGAGATACCACGCCTCCATGAGCCGATGACCATGCTCAAGCCGGACGGCGGAATGGCCGCATTCCTTCTCCGCGAGAAGTACAGCGGAAAACCGGGAAGCAATTTGATTCAATTGTGCCCGTCCGACACGGAGAGCATCGCGAAGTCGACCAACGTCCCCGAGTGGGAGGTCTTCGAAGTCGACGTGCCGGGCCAGGGAGCGACGCTGCGACCGACGTCCGTGGTGCTCGATCCACCCCCGATCGGTGAGATCCGCGTACTGCGCACCAAGGGACTCAAAGGACAGGTCGAGCTGATCAGGCGTCGTAAGGACGCGATCAACCTGATGGCCAAGCACACCTACCTGCTGGAAAGCCTTTCCGCCCCCGGGCAGGTCATCATGGACAGTGGTCCGGTAAAGCTCCCGGTACCGCTCTCCGAGAAGATCGTCGACTCCAGCAAACGCAGCCAGATCGAGAAGATCCTCGGAATGCGTCCGATCTACGCCCTTCAGGGACCGCCCGGCACCGGCAAGACCCATATGGTCGCCTGGCTGCTCCGGGAGATCCTCGAGGAGGATCCCGTCGCGCAGGTGCTCATCACCGCACAGGCGCACCCGGCCGTGGACGTGCTGCGGGCGAAGGTCGAGGAAGAGGCTTTCAAGAACATCCCGGCAGATCGCAGGCCGCTCGCCATCCGGCTGCGACGCACCAACAACCGGCAGTCGGGAGCCCTCCCCGAGGACGAGCCCGGTTCCGAGAGGCAGGTCACCCGGAGCGTCCTCGAGGACACGATCGAGCGGCTGCAGGCCGCAGAGCGCGAAGGGGAACTGCCCCCCGTCCAGGCCGACTGGCTGAAGGCATGCCGGTCCATGCTCGCGGACCTGAACACCAAGGACGCCTCGTCCGCCAAGGAGTTCCGCGAGCTGGTCAAGCGCAGCGCGAGCATCACCTACAGCACGGCGGGCGACGGCGATCTGGCCGCGTTGGCCGGTGAGGTCACGTACGACTGGGCGATCGTGGAGGAGGCGGGCAAGGCACACGGCTTCGAGCTGGCCCTGCCGCTCTACCTCGGCCATCGGTGGCTCCTCATCGGCGACCCGAGTCAGCTCCCGCCCTACCGGATCGAGGACTACCAGAAGGCGGTGTCCGCGCTCGACGAGACCGTGGCCGCGCTCGAGGAGCTGGAGGGGCTGGGCCAGTTGCTCGACAGGGACCTCCTGCAGGCCTGGCGGGCACGCACGGACGAGCAGCGCCGGGAGTTCGGCGAGTACTGCAAGCGGTGGCTGACCTTGTTCGGGCAGTTGCACAAACTCTGCTCGCACCACGAGGTCGACCAGGGCCTGCTGACGGGGCAGCACCGCATGCATCCCGACATCGGTGAGCTGGTCTCGCAGACGTACTACGACGGCCGGCTGCAGCACTACACGCGTGACGAGGAGACCGAGAAGCCGAAGGACACGATTCTCCACGGGCTGACGGCTCCGCAGGAGATCCGAGGAAAGGCCATCGTCTGGCTGGACCTGCCCGCCGCCGGGGACAAGCCCCTGGCCGGGGAGAACCTCGTACCCAAGTACCGGAACATGGCCGAGGCCCATGCGCTGGAGAGGTTCCTGCGCTCGCTGCGCGGCGATCCGGAGAAGCCCCTCGACCTGGCGGTCCTCTCGCCCTACGCGCAGCAGGTCGGTCATCTGCGCAAGCAGTTCAACAACCACGAACTGCGCGCCGCGCTCGCGTCCGCGGGCCTGCAGCTCACGACCGACCCGCGACGGTCGCGGACCGAACCCTCCGACGCCCGCCAGGACGGTGTCTTCACCGTCGACTCGTTCCAGGGGAACCAGTCCAAGATCATCGCGGTGAGCCTGGTCCGCAACAACACCAGACTTCCCGGTAAGGGACTGGGCTTCCTGAAGGACGCTCCCCGTATGAACGTGCTCATCTCCCGGGCCGAGCTCCTGCTCGTCCTGGTCGGGTCGTGGGACTTCTTTCACGCCCAGGTGGCCCACGTCTCGCGGAAGAGCAAGGAGAACGATCCGCTCCGGCATCTCGCCCTGGCGATCGACCAGCTGGAGCAGATGTTCAAGGACGGCGAGGCGGTACGGATCGAAGCGGATCTGCGCGACTTCGTCCCGCCCAGGGCGCGGCACGCCTGA